In Streptomyces sp. NBC_00433, a single genomic region encodes these proteins:
- a CDS encoding endo-1,4-beta-xylanase yields MSPHNPTHRLPRLRSARSGALAAGLAVALAGASLLALGTAGTAQAATSLRSLAEAQNRYFGTALTDGDLNISGEMAIANTQFDMVTPGNEMKWDTTERSNGSYNFGPGDQIVNWAQAHNARVRGHNLVWHSQLPSWVSSLPLNQVQGVMESHITTEANHYKGKIYAWDVINEPYNEDGSLRQDVFYKAMGSGYLADAIRTAHNADPNAKLYINDYNIEGENAKSNALYSLAQTMVAQGVPLGGIGLEAHFIAGQVPSSMLANMQRFANLGLDVAITELDDRIQLPTNSSNLQQQANDYGTVVNDCLAVSRCVGVSQWGVDDGHSWIPGTFPGYGAATMYDSNYQPKPAYNAAVAALGGTTGGGTGGTTGGGGSTGTSGALHAVGAGKCLDVPNSSTTAGTQVQIWDCNGQANQTWTRTSSGQLAVSSGGGQLCLDAYNHQTTPGTKVEIWNCNGGANQQWSVNSNGTVTGTQSGLCLDVTGASTANGALAELWTCNGQSNQHWTFG; encoded by the coding sequence ATGTCCCCCCACAACCCCACCCACCGGCTGCCGCGTCTGCGGTCGGCCCGCTCGGGCGCTCTGGCCGCGGGTTTGGCCGTCGCCCTGGCCGGCGCGTCACTGCTCGCTCTCGGTACAGCCGGCACCGCGCAGGCGGCGACCTCGCTGCGCAGCCTCGCCGAGGCGCAGAACCGCTACTTCGGCACCGCGCTGACCGACGGCGACCTGAACATCAGCGGCGAGATGGCCATCGCCAACACGCAGTTCGACATGGTGACCCCCGGCAACGAGATGAAGTGGGACACCACCGAGCGGTCCAACGGCTCGTACAACTTCGGCCCCGGCGACCAGATCGTCAACTGGGCACAGGCGCACAACGCCCGCGTACGCGGCCACAACCTGGTCTGGCACTCCCAACTGCCCAGCTGGGTCAGCAGCCTGCCGCTGAACCAGGTCCAGGGCGTGATGGAGTCCCACATCACCACCGAGGCCAACCACTACAAGGGCAAGATCTACGCCTGGGACGTCATCAACGAGCCCTACAACGAGGACGGCAGCCTGCGCCAGGACGTGTTCTACAAGGCGATGGGCTCCGGCTACCTCGCCGACGCGATCCGCACCGCCCACAACGCGGACCCGAACGCCAAGCTGTACATCAACGACTACAACATCGAGGGCGAGAACGCGAAGAGCAACGCCCTCTACAGCCTGGCGCAGACCATGGTCGCCCAAGGTGTGCCGCTGGGCGGCATCGGCCTGGAGGCGCACTTCATCGCCGGCCAGGTCCCCTCGTCGATGCTGGCGAACATGCAGCGCTTCGCCAACCTCGGCCTCGACGTCGCCATCACCGAACTGGACGACCGCATCCAGCTGCCGACCAACAGCTCCAACCTCCAGCAGCAGGCCAACGACTACGGCACCGTGGTCAACGACTGCCTGGCGGTCTCCCGCTGCGTGGGAGTGAGCCAGTGGGGCGTGGACGACGGCCACTCCTGGATCCCCGGCACCTTCCCCGGCTACGGCGCCGCCACCATGTACGACAGCAACTACCAGCCCAAGCCCGCCTACAACGCCGCCGTCGCCGCCCTGGGCGGCACCACGGGCGGGGGAACCGGCGGCACCACCGGCGGCGGCGGTAGTACGGGTACGTCGGGCGCGCTGCACGCGGTGGGTGCGGGCAAGTGCCTGGACGTGCCGAACTCGTCCACCACGGCGGGCACCCAGGTGCAGATATGGGACTGCAACGGCCAGGCGAACCAGACCTGGACGCGGACCTCGTCGGGGCAGCTGGCGGTCTCCTCCGGTGGCGGCCAGCTGTGCCTGGACGCCTACAACCACCAGACCACCCCGGGCACGAAGGTGGAGATCTGGAACTGCAACGGCGGGGCGAACCAGCAGTGGAGCGTCAACTCCAACGGCACCGTCACCGGCACCCAGTCCGGCTTGTGCCTGGACGTCACCGGCGCCTCGACGGCCAACGGCGCCCTGGCCGAGCTGTGGACCTGCAACGGCCAGTCCAACCAGCACTGGACGTTCGGCTGA
- a CDS encoding ricin-type beta-trefoil lectin domain protein, translating into MRKPLSALLVALAAGSLAAAAGVTAAAATPAASTTALTVMPLGDSITWGVGSSTGNGYRGPLRNELVADGHPSDFVGTLRNGTMSDPDNEGHSGYRIDQIAALADAALARYRPNVVTLEIGTNDLNGNYQVSTATARLKSLVDQITADVPDATVLLASLIVSTSAGEEQHRAAYNQAIPGIVQSEQAAGKHVGYVDMSALTSADLSDSLHPNDGGYQKMADAFHRGVQAADSAGWLHSPVPAGAPVVSGIAGKCLDVNGGSSADGTPVQIWSCDNAPAQAWSAYADGTLRAVGKCLDATGRGTANGTKVEIWTCNGGTNQVWQSYNGGYRNPVSGRCLDDPASSTVNGTQLQLWDCNGNANQKWTLTSG; encoded by the coding sequence ATGAGAAAACCACTGTCCGCCCTCCTGGTCGCGCTCGCCGCCGGCTCGCTCGCCGCGGCGGCCGGCGTGACCGCGGCAGCCGCCACGCCGGCGGCGTCCACGACAGCCTTGACCGTGATGCCGCTGGGCGACTCGATCACGTGGGGCGTCGGGAGCAGTACCGGCAACGGCTACCGGGGCCCGCTGCGCAACGAGCTGGTGGCAGACGGCCATCCGTCGGACTTCGTCGGCACCCTGCGCAACGGCACGATGTCCGACCCGGACAACGAAGGGCACTCCGGGTACCGCATCGACCAGATCGCCGCCCTGGCCGACGCCGCCCTGGCCCGCTACCGGCCCAATGTCGTGACACTGGAGATCGGGACCAACGACCTCAACGGGAACTACCAGGTCTCCACGGCCACCGCCCGGTTGAAGTCCCTGGTCGACCAGATCACCGCCGACGTGCCCGACGCCACCGTGCTGCTGGCGTCGCTGATCGTGTCCACCAGCGCCGGCGAGGAGCAGCACCGGGCCGCCTACAACCAGGCCATTCCCGGCATCGTGCAGAGCGAGCAGGCGGCAGGCAAGCATGTCGGCTACGTGGACATGAGCGCCTTGACCAGCGCCGACCTGTCCGACTCCCTGCACCCCAACGACGGGGGCTACCAGAAGATGGCCGACGCCTTCCACCGGGGCGTCCAGGCCGCGGACAGTGCCGGCTGGCTGCACAGCCCGGTGCCGGCGGGTGCCCCGGTGGTGTCGGGCATCGCCGGGAAATGCCTCGACGTCAACGGCGGCAGCAGCGCCGACGGCACCCCGGTGCAGATATGGAGCTGCGACAACGCTCCGGCCCAAGCCTGGTCCGCCTACGCCGACGGCACCCTGCGCGCCGTGGGCAAGTGCCTGGACGCCACAGGAAGGGGCACCGCCAACGGCACCAAGGTGGAGATATGGACCTGCAACGGCGGGACGAACCAGGTCTGGCAGAGCTACAACGGCGGCTACCGCAACCCCGTCTCCGGCCGCTGCCTGGACGATCCCGCCTCGTCCACGGTCAACGGCACGCAGCTCCAGCTGTGGGACTGCAACGGCAACGCCAACCAGAAGTGGACCCTCACCAGCGGATGA
- a CDS encoding ricin-type beta-trefoil lectin domain protein has product MTPDTAQAAAAPLVGTASGRCLDVKGGDSTAGTVLDIYDCNSQSGQAFEFTSSGQLQTLGGTRCVDASHQQTTPGTAVLIWTCNGQSNQQWRHNSDGSITGVQSGLCLDVNGAGTANGTAVILWTCNGQGNQKWTTSTTTTPPPTGGSHACDIYAAGGTPCVAAHSTVRALYSSYSGSLYQVRRSSDSATRNIGVVSAGGPADAAAQDAFCSGTSCVITTVYDQSGHGNNVGYQGPGGVGGSDTAASATSESLTVGGSKAYSLYIKPGNSYWRDGHLTGVPTGSAPEGAYMVTSGTHVNSGCCFDYGNSETDRRADGAGAMDAIYFGTSCWFGGCSGSGPWVQADLEYGLYSGGSQSWNSNQHAFTSKYVTAMLKNNGTSRFAIKGANAQSGGLSTLWDGGLPPGYSPMKKQGAIILGSGGDCCNGNTNQSQGTFYEGAIVAGYPSDATDNAVQADIAAAGYR; this is encoded by the coding sequence ATGACACCCGACACCGCACAGGCGGCGGCGGCGCCCCTGGTGGGCACGGCGTCGGGACGCTGCCTCGACGTGAAGGGCGGTGATTCCACGGCCGGCACGGTGCTGGACATCTACGACTGCAACAGTCAGTCCGGCCAGGCCTTCGAGTTCACCTCCTCGGGGCAGTTGCAGACGCTGGGCGGCACCCGCTGCGTGGACGCCTCGCACCAGCAGACCACTCCCGGCACGGCGGTGCTCATCTGGACCTGCAACGGACAGTCGAACCAGCAGTGGCGGCACAATTCCGACGGCTCGATCACCGGCGTCCAGTCGGGGCTGTGCCTGGACGTGAACGGCGCGGGTACCGCGAACGGAACCGCGGTCATCCTGTGGACGTGCAACGGGCAGGGCAACCAGAAGTGGACCACCTCCACCACGACGACGCCGCCGCCGACCGGCGGATCCCACGCGTGCGACATCTACGCCGCCGGCGGCACGCCGTGCGTGGCCGCGCACAGCACGGTCAGGGCGCTCTACTCGTCCTACAGCGGTAGCCTTTACCAGGTCAGGCGCTCGTCCGACAGCGCCACCCGGAACATCGGGGTGGTCAGCGCGGGCGGCCCGGCCGACGCAGCGGCGCAGGACGCCTTCTGCTCCGGCACCTCCTGCGTGATCACCACGGTCTACGACCAGTCGGGGCACGGGAACAACGTGGGCTACCAGGGCCCCGGCGGTGTCGGAGGCTCGGACACCGCCGCGAGCGCGACCTCCGAGTCGCTGACCGTCGGCGGCTCGAAGGCGTACTCGCTGTACATCAAGCCCGGTAACAGCTACTGGCGGGACGGCCACCTGACCGGTGTGCCCACCGGCAGCGCACCCGAAGGCGCGTACATGGTGACCAGCGGTACGCATGTCAACAGCGGCTGCTGCTTCGACTACGGCAACAGCGAGACCGACCGCAGGGCCGACGGTGCCGGCGCCATGGACGCCATCTACTTCGGCACCAGCTGCTGGTTCGGCGGCTGCTCCGGCAGCGGACCGTGGGTGCAGGCCGATCTCGAATACGGCCTCTACTCCGGCGGCAGCCAGTCCTGGAACTCCAACCAGCACGCCTTCACCAGCAAGTACGTCACCGCGATGCTCAAGAACAACGGCACGTCCAGATTCGCGATCAAGGGCGCCAACGCCCAGTCCGGCGGCCTGAGCACGCTCTGGGACGGGGGACTGCCCCCGGGCTACAGCCCCATGAAGAAGCAAGGGGCCATCATCCTCGGCAGCGGCGGCGACTGCTGCAACGGCAACACCAACCAGTCCCAAGGCACCTTCTACGAAGGAGCCATCGTCGCCGGCTACCCCTCGGACGCCACCGACAACGCCGTCCAGGCCGACATCGCCGCGGCGGGCTACCGATGA
- a CDS encoding glycoside hydrolase family 43 protein produces MRTFDNPVISGFHPDPSVCRVGDDYYLVCSSFEYVPGLPLFHSKDLVHWQQIGNVLDRPGQLPLPLPGTMASRGLYAPTIRHHDGRFWVINTNVSGGGHFIVTAERPEGPWSDPVWIDLPGIDPDLAWEEDGTCWCAFTVPGIHIARIDPVKGEVLEGPFPTWSGTGLKYPEAPHLYRVDDWWYLLIAEGGTERGHAVSIARARSPRGPWEGAPANPVLSHSATDRPIQSTGHADLVTAPDGSWWMVLLGTRPRGYTPNFQVLGRETFLTPVEWDGSGWPVVAPVPERHSAPGGAWHPLPAPPARDDFDAPGLAPHWISPYARPDDSWSLTERQGWLTLTATGPTLDRPGYTFVGHRQQHHDCRVAALLDPGRGRGGLSVRMDEAHHYDLEVGDGEISVIARIGPLRQTLARRPVTAGPLTLTVTVRTTDVVSPSPEFPGIEPTGPDTVAFWLGEPDAPGAEPLAELEGRYLSTEVATGFTGRVIGMYAVDGTVAFDWFHYEEASPV; encoded by the coding sequence GTGCGGACATTCGACAACCCGGTGATCAGCGGGTTCCACCCCGACCCGAGCGTGTGCAGGGTCGGCGACGACTACTACCTGGTGTGCTCCAGTTTCGAGTACGTCCCCGGTCTGCCGCTCTTCCACAGCAAGGACCTGGTGCACTGGCAGCAGATAGGAAACGTGCTCGACCGGCCGGGGCAACTGCCGCTTCCGCTGCCGGGCACCATGGCGTCCCGCGGGCTGTACGCGCCCACGATCCGCCACCACGACGGCCGCTTCTGGGTGATCAACACCAATGTCAGCGGCGGCGGCCACTTCATCGTCACCGCTGAGCGGCCCGAGGGCCCCTGGTCGGACCCGGTATGGATCGACCTGCCCGGCATCGACCCGGACCTGGCGTGGGAGGAGGACGGCACCTGCTGGTGCGCCTTCACCGTTCCCGGGATCCACATCGCCCGGATCGACCCCGTCAAGGGCGAGGTGCTGGAAGGACCGTTCCCCACCTGGTCGGGCACCGGCCTGAAGTATCCCGAGGCGCCGCACCTGTACCGCGTGGACGACTGGTGGTATCTGCTGATCGCCGAAGGCGGCACCGAGCGCGGCCACGCGGTGTCCATCGCCCGCGCGCGCTCACCGCGGGGCCCCTGGGAAGGCGCCCCCGCCAACCCCGTGCTCTCCCACAGCGCCACCGACCGCCCCATCCAGAGCACCGGCCACGCCGACCTGGTCACGGCGCCCGACGGGAGCTGGTGGATGGTGCTGCTCGGCACCCGGCCCCGCGGCTACACGCCCAACTTCCAGGTGCTCGGCCGCGAAACATTCCTCACTCCCGTGGAGTGGGACGGCAGCGGCTGGCCGGTGGTGGCACCCGTGCCCGAACGCCACTCCGCGCCCGGGGGCGCCTGGCACCCCCTCCCGGCGCCGCCCGCCCGCGACGACTTCGACGCGCCGGGGCTCGCACCGCACTGGATATCGCCCTACGCCCGCCCCGACGACTCGTGGTCGCTGACCGAGCGCCAGGGCTGGCTCACTCTCACCGCCACCGGACCCACCCTCGACCGGCCCGGATACACCTTTGTGGGCCACCGCCAGCAGCACCACGACTGCCGCGTCGCCGCCCTGCTCGACCCGGGGAGGGGTCGCGGCGGCCTGAGCGTGCGCATGGACGAGGCCCACCACTACGACCTGGAGGTCGGCGACGGGGAGATCAGCGTCATCGCGCGCATCGGCCCGCTGCGCCAGACGCTGGCCCGTCGTCCGGTGACGGCCGGCCCTCTCACCCTCACCGTCACGGTCCGCACCACGGACGTCGTGTCCCCGTCCCCCGAATTCCCCGGTATCGAGCCCACCGGCCCCGACACCGTCGCTTTCTGGCTCGGCGAACCCGACGCCCCGGGCGCGGAGCCGCTCGCCGAACTGGAAGGCCGCTACCTGTCCACCGAGGTCGCCACCGGTTTCACGGGACGGGTGATCGGCATGTACGCCGTCGACGGCACCGTCGCCTTCGACTGGTTCCACTACGAGGAGGCATCCCCGGTCTGA
- a CDS encoding helix-turn-helix domain-containing protein: MTADDSYNRLDDDDYPAYTMGRAAELLGTTQGFLRAIGEARLITPLRSAGGHRRYSRYQLRIAARARELVDQGTSIEAACRIVILEDQLEEAQRINETLRHSQADEHADA, translated from the coding sequence ATGACAGCAGACGACTCGTACAACCGGCTCGACGACGACGACTACCCCGCCTACACCATGGGCCGGGCCGCCGAACTGCTCGGCACCACCCAGGGCTTCCTGCGCGCCATAGGCGAAGCCCGCCTGATCACCCCGCTGCGCTCCGCCGGTGGCCACCGGCGCTACTCCCGCTACCAGCTGCGCATCGCCGCCCGCGCCCGGGAACTCGTCGACCAGGGCACGTCGATCGAGGCCGCCTGCCGCATCGTCATCCTCGAGGACCAGCTCGAAGAAGCCCAGCGCATCAACGAGACCCTGCGCCACTCCCAGGCGGACGAACACGCCGACGCCTGA